In one Magallana gigas chromosome 9, xbMagGiga1.1, whole genome shotgun sequence genomic region, the following are encoded:
- the LOC105344004 gene encoding achaete-scute homolog 1b: MPQTLSVADVERMTSTPCDGAHNFKRNSRERKRVQHINVFIRELKNKLPVEWTSKKMGKLEILQKSTLYIKHLMDVLKEGGPVDSELKDVVMAAKASPQCALRDPLPTNRDCEKEAPYPLPTPAAEILDYKTAPECSFVDDKESLCMQQELYQIFAHM, translated from the coding sequence ATGCCGCAGACGTTATCGGTCGCTGATGTGGAGAGGATGACGTCGACGCCTTGTGATGGTGCTCACAACTTCAAACGTAACTCCCGAGAAAGAAAACGGGTTCAACATATCAACGTGTTCATCCGGGAACTGAAAAACAAGTTGCCGGTTGAATGGACGAGTAAGAAAATGGGCAAACTAGAAATTCTACAGAAGTCAACTCTGTATATAAAACATCTCATGGATGTGTTAAAAGAGGGCGGCCCGGTGGATTCTGAACTGAAAGACGTTGTCATGGCTGCAAAAGCATCTCCCCAGTGTGCCCTTCGAGACCCGCTACCGACGAATCGGGACTGTGAAAAGGAAGCTCCATACCCCCTACCAACCCCTGCTGCTGAGATATTGGACTATAAGACAGCACCAGAGTGTAGTTTCGTCGACGACAAGGAAAGTTTGTGCATGCAGCAGGAACTATACCAAATTTTCGCCCATATGTGA